From Verrucomicrobiota bacterium, one genomic window encodes:
- a CDS encoding prepilin-type N-terminal cleavage/methylation domain-containing protein has translation MTHRQGFTLMELLVVISIIGVLAGMLMPALSRAKERARRVECVNNLKQLGVGSLLYADEDSGGNFSATVWKGDRNFNWLYPQHVPAAKTFLCPSTRNFIRSNRGLHSRTYEAGLEDLFNLAGDRAEKPGTSYVLTGFMGGGLY, from the coding sequence ATGACACACCGCCAAGGATTCACTCTCATGGAACTGCTGGTCGTTATTTCAATCATCGGGGTCCTGGCCGGTATGTTGATGCCGGCACTGAGCCGTGCAAAAGAACGGGCGAGACGGGTCGAGTGTGTCAATAATCTGAAGCAACTGGGCGTGGGATCTCTCCTGTACGCCGATGAGGACTCGGGAGGCAATTTCTCCGCGACCGTCTGGAAGGGTGATCGAAATTTCAACTGGCTTTACCCGCAGCACGTTCCGGCGGCCAAGACTTTTCTCTGTCCGAGCACTCGCAACTTCATTCGATCGAACCGCGGACTGCATTCGCGAACCTATGAAGCCGGATTAGAGGACTTATTCAACTTAGCGGGTGACCGTGCCGAGAAGCCCGGGACCAGCTATGTGTTGACTGGCTTCATGGGGGGTGGGCTTTACTGA